TCGATCCGAAGTGGAAAACGCGGCGGAACTTGTCGGCTATTTCGCCGAGGAAGCGCTGCGCCTTTCCGGTGAAATCCCCTGTCTGAACGTCCCGAAGGAACAGGTCCTCATCCTGCGGGAGCCGGTTGGTGTGGTGGCAGCCGTCACTCCGTTCAATTACCCGTTGAGCACCCTGGCATGCAAGATCGCTCCGGCCCTGGGGGTGGGTTGTACGGTGGTGGCCAAACCCGACGAACACACCCCGCTCGCCACGTTGAAAGTCGCCCAACTGGCTTCCGAAGCGGGCTTTCCCCCGGGAGCCTTCAACGTGGTCACCGGTTTCGGCCTCCAGACGGGAAGACTCCTTGTGAGTCACCCCGTGCCACGCCTCGTGGCGTTTACGGGAAGCAGCGAAGTGGGAAAGGAAATCCAGAAAAACGGTGCCGACCACGTCAAACGTCTCATTCTGGAACTCGGCGGTCATTGCCCCGCCATCTTGTGCGCCGATGCTCCCTGGCGAAGCGTCGTGCCTCAGATGATTTCCCAGGCATTCAAGAACAGCGGGCAATACTGCTATCGCATCAGCCGGATCTACGTGGACCGCAGGATCGCCGCCGAGTTCACGGAAGCGTTCGTGAAAGCCGCATCCGCCCTGAAGGTGGGACCTCCCGGCGACCCGGCCACCCAGCTGGGCCCCCTCAACAATCCGGACGTCCTGGAGACGGTACGCCGCCAGGTCGAGGCCGCCGTGGGTTCGGGAGCCACCATCCTGCTGGGCGGAAGGCGGCTTGAGACCCGGTCAGCCGGCTATTACTTTCCCCCTACGGTCCTCACCGGAACCCATCCCGGAATGGAGGTTATGCAGGAAGAGGTCTTCGGGCCCGTGGTCGTCATCGAACCCTTCGACGATCTGCAAGAAGCCATCCGCATGGCCAACGCCACCCCTTACGGGCTCGCCGCCTACCTTTTCACCGCTGACTTGGGCAAAGCGCTGGAACGGGCCGGCGAACTCGAAGTGGGAAGCCTCTGGATCAACCGCATTCATCAGGCGCTGCCCTTCGCGCCTTTTGGAGGCGTCAAAGAAAGCGGCCTGGGGCGCGAAAAATCCCGCTTCGGCGTGCAAGAATACACGGAGCTGAAAACGATCTACCTGTCCTATTGACCGGCGGGCCGTTTGAACACCCCGGTTGGACGGATCCTCACGTGAAAGGTGCGCGAGAAGGACATCCGCCTGAACACGGCGTCCCCACAGCTCAAACACCCGAAAGGAGCGGCATTGTCATGATCCCCATCGTCTGCATTGTGGGTGCTTCCGATTCCGGAAAGACCACCCTCCTGGAACGACTCATCCCGGAATTGACCCGCCGGGGGTACCGGATCGGTACCGTGAAGCACGATGTCCACGGCTTTCAAATGGACCAGGAAGGAAAGGACACTTGGCGGCACAGCCGCGCCGGCGCCCAGACCATCGCGATCGCTTCGCCCCGTGGAGTGGCCTCCATCCGAAAGACTTCGGACGAGCTGCCCCTGGAAGAAGTCGTCGCCCGTTATTTCTGGGAAGAAGACCTGGTGCTGGCGGAAGGGTTCAAGCGCAGCCGGTTTCCAAAGATCGAGGTGTTCCGGTCGGAGGTGGAACCGTCACCTCTCTGCGGCCCCGGCGACAACCGGATCGCCCTGGTCGGCGACGAAACGCAGGGGCTGGAGATCCCCCGCTTTTCCTTCGACCAGATCCGTGAACTGGCCGATTTCATCGAAGAACGCTACCTGAAGGACCGAAAGTCACACCCGGTGTTGGTTCAAATCGACGGCAAGCGGCTGCCCATGAACGCTTTTGTTCAGGACTTCTTCGTGGGATGCATCCTGGGCATGCTTTCGCGGCTTCGGGGTTGGCGGAAGCCCCGAAGCCTCCTGATTCACATTCGTCTGGGGGAAGACCCATGATCTCGGGAGCCGTTCTCGCCGGGGGGCAAAGCCGGAGGTTCGGCCGCAACAAGTGCCTGGAGACCTTCCGCGGAAAACGACTGATCGATCGGGCGGTGGAATCGCTCGCCGAATCAGCGTCGCTTGTCCTGCTGGTGGCCAACGAACTGGAACCCTACCTGAACGTGGACGCCAGGCTTGTAAGAGACGTGATCCCCCGGCAGGGCCCCCTGGGAGGCATCTACACGGCGCTTCTTTTTTCGCCCTATCCAAGGGTTTTCGTGAAGGCCGCCGACATGCCTTTCCTCGAACCCCGCCTGGCTCGCAGACTGCTCACGATCGACGAGAAGGCGGATGTGGTGGTTCCCGTGCTGGAGGGTGAATACGAACCGCTCCTTGCCGTCTATCACGCGCGCTGCATCCCGCTGATCGCCCGCACGCTGGAAGAGGGGGAGCGAAGGATCGTCGGTTTTTATCGAAGGGCCCGAGTCAAACGCATCGAGGAAGAAGCCTGGCGTCCTTTCGACCCCGACGGCCGGAGCTTCTGGAACGTCAACACGGCGGAAGACTTGGAAAGGATTCTCGCTTTCGAACCGTAAAGATCTTGGTAGCGTTCTAAAGCGGCGGCCTTAAGCAAAAAGGTTAACGAAAGTCAAAAAATCCACATCTCCCCCTCCCCTTAATCCCCTCCCACAAGGGGAGGGGAAATAGAATTCCCCTCGTTCCCAAGCTCCGGCTTGGAAACGGCAGCTCCGGCTTGGAAACGGCAGCTCCGGCTTGGGAACGGCAGCTCCGGCTTGGAAACGGCAGCTCCGGCTTGGGAACGGCCTCATGGGAATCGAAGCTGGAGCTTCTGGACAGTTGTGTTCCCAAGCTGGAGCTTGGGAACAAGGTGGAAAGCCCGGCGGTCGATCGAAAGGCAAGGAAACCATGGCTGAAAAACCCATCGGCCTGGAAGAAGCCAGGGAACGGACTCGTCGGCTGGCGACTCCCAAACCCGCGGAAACCATCTCGCTCAGCGAAGCCCTGGGTCGGGTCCTCGCCGAGGATGTGAAGGCTCCCCGAGATTTTCCGCCGGAAGCCCGATCCCGCAGGGACGGTTTCGCGGTCAGAAGCGGGGACACCCTCGGCGCCACGCGCGAACGCCCGGTCCTCCTGGAACGGCTGCCGGGACTCCTGGCGGCGGGCCACTTCCCGTCCATCGCTTTGAAGGCTCATCAATGCGCCCGGGTGGTTACGGGAGCCCCTCTTCCGGACGGAGCCGATGCGGTCATTGCCCAGGAACACGTGAAGGCCCAAGGATCCTGGATCGTGGTGTCCGAACCGTTCGCCCCGGGGAGCCACGTGATCCCGGCGGGCGAAGAAGCCCGGACCCACCGGACGGTACTCCACCGGGGCACCTGTCTCAATCCCACAGCCCTGGCCATCCTCGTGAACCTTGGGGTCGGGAAGACCACGGTCTTCGGGAAGCCTTCTGCTGCCCTTCTGGCCACAGGCGACGAGGTGGCAGAACCGGAGGAAAAGGCTCCGGGGCCAGGGGTCTTCGCCAGCGGGCGGTATATTTTGAGTCTGCTGGTTCGTCTTTGGGGAGGGAATGCCGATTCTCTGGGAATCGCCCGAGACGATCCCGACGAGATCGCCCGCCGCCTGGATGATGCCCGCGCGGACCTGGTGGTCACCACCGGGGGCACCGGACACGGTGAGCGGGATCTGATAGCCCAGGTCTGGAATTCGCTGGGAATAGCGCCCGTTTTCCAGCGCATCCGGGCGACCCCGGGACATCGGACCGCCCTGGGTTGCCGAGGATCGCAGATCTTTCTGGCCCTTTCCGGAAACCCCTGGGCGGCCCGAGTGATCTTTCAGGAGCTGGCCGCGCCCCTTCTGGCCGCATGGCAGGGAATCCAGGCGCTGGAACGGTTTGAGGTGCCGGCGGTGATCACCGAAGGGGTGACCAAGCGGAGAGGGGAAACACGAGCGATCCCAGGAGTTTGTGATTTTTCCACGGCGCCCCCCCGTTTCCACCCATCGCGCTCCGCGCCGGGCGAGTACCTGGAATCCATCGGCTTTGCCAACGCTTACGTTCTCCTGGAAGAAGGCGTCGATCACCTCCCGGACGGCGGTACCGTGACCGTGCGCTTCTTCGATCTCCCCCTGTGGGTGGAAACCCGCCTCAAAGCCTCGAACCCTTGAATCGCCTCAATCGGAAGCGCCCGTGCGGCTTCCTCTGTTCAACCGCTCGCATTGCAGGTATAAAGGGCCAAAAGTCGACCACCTGCTGGAGATGATATGCGATGTTGAAAGGAACCTCCCTGGAAACGGAATACTATCGGTTTCTCGAGCGCCACTTCGTGCCCTCCCTGGTAAGACTCAAGCTCAGGCCGAATCATATCTCCTTCATCGGCCTCCTGGTCAGTGTCCTGGCGGGTGTGATGTTCGCCTTCCAGCCCTTCTGGGGCGGCATCTTCACCCTGCTCACGGGCCTTGTGGACACACTGGACGGGTGCCTGGCACGAGCTCTCGGACAGGCCAAAAAATACGGTGCCTTTCTCGATTCGGTCCTGGACCGCTACACCGAACTCATCATCTACCTGGGAATCTGGTTCTATTTCTACCGGAAGGGCGGGGTCAGCCCGTTTCTCTCGCTCTTGATCCTTCTGATCCTTTTCGGATCGCTGATGGTGAGCTACACGAGGGCTCGGGCGGAAGGGTTGGGAGAACGTTGCCTTGTTGGGTTTCTTCAACGCGGAGAGCGCATCATACTGCTGGGCCTCGCCGGCATGGCAAATCCCCTGGTGAATCAGGTCCTCCAGCCCCTGGGGCCTCTGGCCATTCCGGATGCCGCGCTGCTGGCCGCCCTCGTCTTCTTGGCGGTGGGGACCAACCTGACCGCTCTGTGGCGTTTCTGGCATGTACTGAAAAATCTTCGACAGTAGGCGGCGAAGACCCTGAACGCTTGAGACTTCCACGGCGGGGGACCCGGAACATTTTCACGCGAAACGCGTCGGGAAGCCCCAGAGGGGAACACGGGCCGTAAAGCGCGGCCGGGTAAACGGCCGGTGGGTCGAAAACCGGAAGAACGGCCATGAAAGAGGGCGCGGTCCCCTTGTCAGACGGCCGAGGTGGAGATCTTTTTCAGCACCACCCGATCGTCCTCCCTGTAAATTTCAAAGGCGTCTCCCGCCGAAAAACCCAACTGATCGATGAGCAGAGACTTGTTCAGCGTGATGCTCCCGCTCTGCCCAATGGTTCTGAGGTTCGGCGTCTTGATCACCACCGAAGGCTCCTGCGGAACCGGCCTTCCTCGACGGCGCACGACCGGCCGCTGAGACGGCGCCGGCCGTCTGGCCTGACCATGAACCACCTCAGGTTCCACCCGCGCGGATTCCACCTCCACCTGCGGCGTCTCCTTGGCATGCAGCCCGTTCTCCCGGCTGAAGCCCACCTGAGGAATTTCGCCCAGCTCCATGAGCCCTCTCAGGTACAGATCCTGCACTTCACTCTTGAACTTGATCCCGAACAGCTTCTGCACCGCTTCGAGAGACCTTCCGTTTCGGATTTCGTTGACCACGAGTTTCGGGTCGATGTTCTTGTATTCTACCTGCATTCCAACTTTTCCTTTCGATTTGACACGACACTCATTCCTTACCGATTCGCTGTCTGAAACCACTGCAGGACATCCGTTTCATTGTGCCGGCATAGGCAAATGAATACACGCAGCCGGAAGCGAACCGGAACCGCCACCCAGCCTGGCGACGCTCGCGGGGGTTCCCCGGCTCGAGCCCGGCAGACCCTATCAGTCATGTGCAGGATTGAGCCGTTTTCTACCTGTCTGAGAAGAAGGTCGGACGGTTGCCGGAAGGTCTGAGCATCCTTCCACGGGCGGATTCACACCCACAAATGTTTTCTCGCTTAGAGCTTGTCCAAAAACAAGCTCATGAAAATCGGGCCATGAGGTTCCTTGTTCCTGTAGGAGCGGCCTTTACGTGGATTGCGGATTTTTTCTTGTTCCCAAGCCAGAGCTTGGGAACGAGGGGAATGCCCGCTCCTACAGCGATGCAAATCGCCGGCAAGAATCGGCCAGGCGTTCTGTTATCGGTTGTAGGGACACACCGCCGCTCCGCCCCTACGCGCCCGCGACCCGTAAATCCGGCAACGCCGCGCTGACCCTGATCGCCGGCAAGCCGGCTCCTACAGGGGATGAGTGGACCGCCGGCTCCTACAGGGGATGAGCGGCACGCCGGCTCCTACAGCATAAGCGCTCCTTAAGTGCCGTTTGCGAACCGCCCCTACGCGAAAAAACGGACACTCAGTCTTCAGAAGGGCGAAGGGTATTCTCAGACAGCCTCTTACGGAACGGCCGACCGGCCATAGTTTCTACCGACAGAGATTGAAGCACCCCGGGGACGCCGAGCCTTCTTTAGAGATTCGGACCGGAACTGTCAAGAATTTTGCGCCTCGTCCTCCGCAGATTCATCCGCCGCCCCGCCGGATCTGAAACGGTTGTGGAAGCCGTCATATGGGCGGGCGCCGCTGCGCAAGGGCCGGTCCAGTTCACCCGCCGTATAAAGTCAACCGGGTACCAAGGCAGCGGTTCGGACCGGTCACCCGCGCTTCACCTTCTAAAACCCAGTTTTTCTCTCAGCCGGTCCGACACCCCCCGGGTCAGTTCCACGACCCGCTCGGCTTCTCGTTCGTTCAAGGTGCCGCAACCGCAACTCGGCGTAAAAAGCGACCGCGAAAAGATTCTTTCCATCGGAAGCTCCGGCCCGGTCAATGTGGTCACTTCCTGCAGCCACCGGTCGCACAACGAATCCACCGTCTCGCTGTCAATCCATTCGGGGTTTCCCGTAGGCACAATCCCCCATGCCACAGTCCCCCCACCTTCCAGGAAAGCCGCCAGCTCCTTTCGGTAGAGCGCGAAGCGATCGAAGTATTGGTAAGCATCGAAGTTAATGATGTCCACGGGTGATCGAAAGGCGAGCAGCCAGTCCGTATTGGCACACACGTGGATGCCGGCCAGCCCTTCGGCGTCATGAACAGCGTCCATCACCTCCCGCAGCAGCTGCGCCACCTGCTCCTCGGTAACCGTGATGAACGCGGAAGATCCAAACCCCGCCAAAGCCGGCTCATCCAGGAAAAGGATCACGGGGCGGCCGAAGCTCTTCATGCGATTGACTTGCCACCGGGCTTTCATCGCCAGGTGTTTCACCACCACGTCCTGCAGCCGCTCATCGAAGAGCAGCGCCCTCTGGTCCTGGTCCTTCAAGCCGCTCAAGAGCGTGAACGGTCCGACCACCTGCCCCTTGACGGCGCGATACGGAAGGTCCAGCCTCTCCAGCGCCTGAAGAAACGCGAAGAAGGTCCGGCCCGTCTCTTCTCCGAACCCGAAACGGGAATCCATCAGGAAGACATCGTCTTCCGAAGCGGCCAGGTAGTCTTCATAAAAGCGGTACAGTTCTTCTTCGAAGGCGGCCCCTTGCGTTTCGACCCAAATCTGCCCGCTCTCTTTCCGCAACCCCGGCAATCCTTCCAGGAACTGAACCATCATCTGTTCGGCTTCATATTTAACCAGTTGAGGCCATACGGGGATTTCCGGAACTTTCTCAAGGATGAAGTCGATCGCCCGTACCCGGTCCTTGTGCGGCATGCTGCCCACAAGGGTTGCCGCACCGGATGCCTTCCATTCTCCCATTGCAAATCCTTTCAATGAAAAGTAAAATTTTAGAATTCTAAAGGAAGTTCTTCGGGGTGAGCGAATCGGTCCGGCGTGGAGTCCGAAGCGCTGATGCCCTTTTTGCCTAACACAGGCGGATCGCAAGGGTCAAATCTTTAGTCGCGAGGGAAAGCGCATGGCGCTGAAGCCTTCGGAAGACCAGAGATCTGGGATGCAAGGCAACCGCCGTGCCGGCCTGGCGGCGGTCGTTGTACTGCTTGTGGTCCTGGCGGGAGGATACTGGTTCTGGAGCCAGAACACGCCCATGGCTCCCCCTGGCGAGGCGGTCACTTCAACGCATCCACCCGCCGACCCCCAGAACACCCTCGCGAAGGGCCGCCACGGCGAAGCTCAGGCCCCTCCAACGCCAGGATCATCCCGTGACGGCCGCAGAGCGGCTTCCCCCCCTTCGGGGGATCGGATCGTCAAGCCCATCGAGACGTCTGAGGTGCCGCCGCCTCTGCCGCTGCCCAAGGTTTCCCGGGAATCCGGCCAGGAGGAACGTAAATCCGCCTACGGCCTCAAGGAAAGCGTGGATCATATTGTTTCTGAAGAAGAGTCTTTCCCGGTTCACGGCAGCCAGTGGAGCATCGCGGACATCCGCGAAAAACTGGCGCAAAAGGATCGCGAATCCGAGGAACAAGGCGTTTACCCCGTGCTCCCGAGCGTCGTAGAAAAAGACATCCCCTCAATACTGAGAAAGCGGATCCCGGGCGCCGCAGGAGCCAACGAGGCCTTCCCGGGCTTTTACGGTGTGAAGGTGGTCCGCCCGGGGGAAAACCTCTGGAATATTCACTATAATATTTTGCGCGAATATTTCGCCCGCCGCGGCGTGAATCTCCCGCGCCACGCCGATGAACCCCAGGCCGACGGCCGGAGCAGCAGCGTCGGGCGGATTCTCAAATTCCTGGAAAGCGCGGTGCAGGTCTACAGTATCCCGGAAAATCGCCTGGTCCGGGACCTGGACCGGATCCATCCCGACGACCTGATCGTTTTCTTCAATATCTCCGACGTCTTTTCGGTCCTCGACAATCTCCAGCCCGAGGAACTCCGATGGATTCGCTACATAGCCGGAAGGCTTCAACTGGAACGACCGGAAGGCTCCCGGGAACTCATCACCCGGAAGGACCTGCTCCCGCGGAACGAACCTCCGATCCCCGAAAGTCGGATCCACGTTGAGGAACACCGCTAGTGCGATCGGCTTGAACCCGCTGGAGCACCATCCATGAACCGGCCTTGAATCGCCCATTCCGGATGCCAGTCGTACAAGTTCTCGTTTCCTTTCGTTTTCACTTGGCATAAAAAAGGCCTGGAGACTCAATCAGGCCTTTTTCATTTGGCTTCCGGCCGGCGCAAGGAGGATGCACATGGCCAACGACCTCAAAAAGATCTACCGGACTGTGATGGAAGACCATTTCCCGGAAACCCTTCGCATCGCATTCGGTGAACAGGTACTGGTTTACCGCAAACGCACCTGGAAAATCCCTGACGACAAAACGGGCGAGGTCATCGAAAAGGGCCTCCGTTACGGCGAAAATCCGGGACAGGAAGCCGCTCTTTACGAACTGGTCGGGGGCCACCTCACCCTCGGCGACTGCCGTTTCATCGACCCGGGAAACGGGCTGACCAGCGCCATCACGGAAGACGACATGATCCAGGCGGGAAAGCACCCGGGCAAGACGAACCTCACCGACCTGGACAACGGCTTATACATTATGAAGTTTTTGATGGCGAAGCCCGCCGCCGTGATCCTTAAGCACAACAACCCCTGCGGCGCCGCCCACGGCGAGACCCTTTCCGAAGCCTACCATCGAGCCAACCGGGCCGACCGCATCGCCGCCTTCGGCGGATGCCTGGTGCTGAACCGTTCCATGGACAGGGAAACCGCTTCGCTGGTCGCCGAAAACTACCTGGAGGTGGTGGCCGCACCGGAGTTCGAGGAAGGAACCCTGGACATCCTGAAGCGCCGTGCGAACCTGAGGATCATCCGCGTGTCCCGCATCGACCGGCTGGCCGACTACATGCCCCTTCGTTTCGTCGAGTTCAAGTCGCTCATGGACGGAGGGCTCATCGTCCAGCAGTCAGCCGTCAACAGGGTGAAAAACGCCCAGGATCTGACCCTCGCCGAAACCGTCCACCAGGGAAGGACCTACCGGATCGAGCGCGCGCCGACCGGACGGGAGATGCAGGACTTGCTGTTCGGCTGGTTCGTGGAACAGGGCGTGACCTCCAATTCGGTGCTTTTCGTGAAAGATGAATGCACGGCGGCCATCGGGACCGGCGAACAGGACCGCGTCGGGGTCGCCGAAATCGCGGTTTTCAAGGCCTACAAGAAGTATGCGGATGCCCTCTGCTTCGAGCGGCACGGCCTTTCTTACAACGAACTGGAACTGGCGGTGGAACGGGGGGAACGCCCCAGGGAAGAAAAAGAAGCCATCGACCATGAAACCGCCGAAGCCAAAGGCGGTTTGAACGGTTCGGTCATGGTGTCGGACGCCTTCTTTCCGTTTCGCGACGGTGTGGACGTGGGAATCCGTCAGGGGATCACGGCGGTGGTGCAACCCGGAGGGTCTCTGCGCGATTGGGAAGTCATCACGGCCTGCAATGAAGCCGGAGTCACCATGGTGTTCACCGGCCAGCGGGCCTTCAAACATTGATGAGTCTGCCCCGCTGAGGCCGATTACCCATTCATGAGGAGAAGTCCCCGGTCCAGGGCGGAATGAGGTTCTGGGCAATGCCGAACTGGTCCAGGACGCGGGCGACCACGAAATCCACCAGTTCGTCCACGGTGTGCGGCCGGTGGTAAAAACCGGGCATGGCGGGGAGCACGATGCCCCCCGCATCCGTCACAGCCAGCATGTTCTCGAGATGGATCCTGTGGAGGGGGGTTTCCCTCGGCACCACCACCAGGCGCCGTCGTTCCTTGAGGCACACATCGGCGGCACGGTGGAGCAGGTTTCCCGAAATGCCGTGGGCCACCGCTGCAAGCGTTCCCATGGTGCAGGGAACGATCACCATGCCCCTGGCGGGAAAGGATCCGCTGGCGACGGGAGCCGCCAGATCCCGCTCGTCGTGAAGCACCGCCTGGTCGGGAAGGTCCTCTTCGAGCGGGCGGCCGATTTCCAGGCTGTAAACCTGTCTGGCTGCAGCCGACGCCACCACGTGAAGCGGCACGTCTTCCGCGGCCAGCACATGCAGCAGCCGACGGGCGTAGGGAGCCCCGCTGGCCCCGGTGATTCCGACAATGAGAGCTCGCGTGTCCTGCGGATTCATGCCTCGCGCCCCGCCGGATCCTCGATCTCTGAAAACCCCGCCAACGCCTGATCCACCGTCAACCCGTCGTGGACCAGGCCGACCACGACGCGCAGAAATCGCTCCGGGGTATCATGCTGAAAAAGGACTTGCCGCTCATGGGATCCCTCCCTCCTGGTTCGATCTCAGCGCCAACTTCCCGCATCCGCGCTCTCAAGCTTCCCGGCAGAGCGGCCGGCTGAGTTCGATTTCGGGAACCGCCGGAATCTCTCCGAGCTCCGCCAGGTGTTCGAAGAAGTGACGCAAGCCCTCCCGTTCATCCGGCCCGAAGTCATAGTGCAGATGCCCGTAATAGGACCGAAGTTCGTCGAAATCGAGAATTTCCTGGTTTTTCGCCGCCTGGCAGACCAGCTCCAGATGGTCCAATCCCCAGGCCTTGGCCCGCCGCAGGCAGGCCGCCGCCTCCTCCAGCACCGTAGGGGTATGTTCGAAAAGGCGCCGCTGCGCCACCCAGAGCGCGAACACGAAAGGCCGTCCCGTCCATTGGGTCCACACCGATCCCAGATCCCAGGTATGCGGGTAGTCGGTCCGATGCGCCCACATCAAAGCCTCGTCGCCGATGGCAAGGAACGCTTCGGGGCGCTCGCCGTTTTGAAGCGCCTGCGACAAAGCCACGGTCTTCAGATGCACCTCCCGGAATCCCAGCAAGCGCCGGAACAACACCTTCAAGAGACGGATCGATGTACCGGACTGATTGGTCACGTGGACGGCCGCGCCCTCGAGCGCCTCGACGGGCCGCCGGCTCAACAGGAGTACGCTTTGGACGGGTCCGCGGCAGCTGATGGAAAGGTCCGGCAGCACCAGGTAACGCTCAGGGTGCCTCGCAACTTCCACCGACGAAACCACGCTGAGATCCAGGGACCCTTCCGCCATCAGCCGGTTCAGCGCGGCCGGCGGCCCGCTCACCAGATCGAAGGCATGCCGGACGAACCCGGCTTCCAGCGGATAGTAGATCGGCAAGACGTTCAGGAAGCCGATCCTTCCGAGCCGCATCCTTCTGCTGAACCCACAATCCATTGGCATCGTCCTTCCTGTCCTTCGCGAATGACCGCTTCCACAACTTCCCGGGGCGAGATCGCCGGTGGGAGAGGGATCGCCGTAAATTCGGCCCGTTTCCCGGATTCCAGGCTTCCCCTCGATGCCTGGACACCCAGCACACCGGCTCCACCGACCGTCGCCATTTGCAGCACGACGGCGGGATCCATTTCCGGCCAGTGATCCAACACGAAAGCGGCTTCGCGGAAAAGATTCAAATCCGTGTTGCTTGCCAGACTGTCGGTACCGAGCGCCGTCGGGACTCCGGCTTCGATGAATCGGGCGATGTTGGGACGCCCCACCCCCATGTGGTGGTTGCTCCGGGGACAGAAACACACCGCCGCACCGCGTCGCCGGATCCTTTCCGTATCTTCCGCAGTGACGTGAACCGCGTGCACGAGGAGCGTCCGCTCGTCCAGAACCCCCAGTTGATCCAGGTAGGCCACGGGCGTCGCTCCGGGCGGCCGCCACGTTTCCACCCACCGGCCCAGGCGCTGGAGCACCTCGCGGCAGAACCCTGTACCGTCTCGGACGAATTCGACTTCCTCAGGATGCTCGGCCACATGGATCGAAAAGGGACGACCGAGCCTGCGGCACCAAGCCTTGGCCGAAACGATCAGTTCCGGGGAAACTGCGTAGGGAGAATGCGCCGCCAGGGAAATCGGCTCCATCCCCGGACCCTCCTCATCGCCAATGCCCAAAGCGTCAAGGACCGGCACATCTTCCAGGCGCCATCGGTCGAATCCCAGCACCTCGACGAAAAGCCGCCGATGCGGAACACCGCAACCCCGCCTGCCGCACCTCCAACTCAAAGCAGGGTCGTTGGTCATGTCGGCGAAAACGGCGGTACCGGTCCCGTGCATTTCAGCAACGCTCGCTTCGGCCGCCCGCCGGTGTTCTTCCGGGGAAAACGTCCCGCGAACCGCAAGGATCTCTTCCAGCCAGGCGCGAAAACCTTCCAGAGGGAACACCAGGTCTCCCCGAAGAACACTCCAGTCCAGGTGGGTGTGGGCGTTCACCAGCCCAGCGACCAACGCGGCATCCCCATGATCACGCACGCCTCCGCGGGCGGGAAGGAAGGCTCGAACATCCTTGAAGGTCCCCGCCGCCCGGATGGTTTCCCCTTCCACCAGGACCGCTCCGTCCTCCACGGGAAAACCGCGCCCGGTGAGCAGCCAGCGGGCGCGGTGGAGCACC
This is a stretch of genomic DNA from Desulfoglaeba alkanexedens ALDC. It encodes these proteins:
- a CDS encoding aldehyde dehydrogenase family protein, whose amino-acid sequence is MNTGDLMRFGCWIHGESVTGNDRSAVVDPATEECFAEVPVCDAALVDRAVASASEALTAWRREPTVKRVACLRRLSQKILEYAEELTALVVREVGKPTAAARSEVENAAELVGYFAEEALRLSGEIPCLNVPKEQVLILREPVGVVAAVTPFNYPLSTLACKIAPALGVGCTVVAKPDEHTPLATLKVAQLASEAGFPPGAFNVVTGFGLQTGRLLVSHPVPRLVAFTGSSEVGKEIQKNGADHVKRLILELGGHCPAILCADAPWRSVVPQMISQAFKNSGQYCYRISRIYVDRRIAAEFTEAFVKAASALKVGPPGDPATQLGPLNNPDVLETVRRQVEAAVGSGATILLGGRRLETRSAGYYFPPTVLTGTHPGMEVMQEEVFGPVVVIEPFDDLQEAIRMANATPYGLAAYLFTADLGKALERAGELEVGSLWINRIHQALPFAPFGGVKESGLGREKSRFGVQEYTELKTIYLSY
- the mobB gene encoding molybdopterin-guanine dinucleotide biosynthesis protein B; protein product: MIPIVCIVGASDSGKTTLLERLIPELTRRGYRIGTVKHDVHGFQMDQEGKDTWRHSRAGAQTIAIASPRGVASIRKTSDELPLEEVVARYFWEEDLVLAEGFKRSRFPKIEVFRSEVEPSPLCGPGDNRIALVGDETQGLEIPRFSFDQIRELADFIEERYLKDRKSHPVLVQIDGKRLPMNAFVQDFFVGCILGMLSRLRGWRKPRSLLIHIRLGEDP
- the mobA gene encoding molybdenum cofactor guanylyltransferase, with the protein product MISGAVLAGGQSRRFGRNKCLETFRGKRLIDRAVESLAESASLVLLVANELEPYLNVDARLVRDVIPRQGPLGGIYTALLFSPYPRVFVKAADMPFLEPRLARRLLTIDEKADVVVPVLEGEYEPLLAVYHARCIPLIARTLEEGERRIVGFYRRARVKRIEEEAWRPFDPDGRSFWNVNTAEDLERILAFEP
- a CDS encoding molybdopterin molybdotransferase MoeA, with the translated sequence MAEKPIGLEEARERTRRLATPKPAETISLSEALGRVLAEDVKAPRDFPPEARSRRDGFAVRSGDTLGATRERPVLLERLPGLLAAGHFPSIALKAHQCARVVTGAPLPDGADAVIAQEHVKAQGSWIVVSEPFAPGSHVIPAGEEARTHRTVLHRGTCLNPTALAILVNLGVGKTTVFGKPSAALLATGDEVAEPEEKAPGPGVFASGRYILSLLVRLWGGNADSLGIARDDPDEIARRLDDARADLVVTTGGTGHGERDLIAQVWNSLGIAPVFQRIRATPGHRTALGCRGSQIFLALSGNPWAARVIFQELAAPLLAAWQGIQALERFEVPAVITEGVTKRRGETRAIPGVCDFSTAPPRFHPSRSAPGEYLESIGFANAYVLLEEGVDHLPDGGTVTVRFFDLPLWVETRLKASNP
- a CDS encoding CDP-alcohol phosphatidyltransferase family protein, yielding MLKGTSLETEYYRFLERHFVPSLVRLKLRPNHISFIGLLVSVLAGVMFAFQPFWGGIFTLLTGLVDTLDGCLARALGQAKKYGAFLDSVLDRYTELIIYLGIWFYFYRKGGVSPFLSLLILLILFGSLMVSYTRARAEGLGERCLVGFLQRGERIILLGLAGMANPLVNQVLQPLGPLAIPDAALLAALVFLAVGTNLTALWRFWHVLKNLRQ
- a CDS encoding AbrB/MazE/SpoVT family DNA-binding domain-containing protein produces the protein MQVEYKNIDPKLVVNEIRNGRSLEAVQKLFGIKFKSEVQDLYLRGLMELGEIPQVGFSRENGLHAKETPQVEVESARVEPEVVHGQARRPAPSQRPVVRRRGRPVPQEPSVVIKTPNLRTIGQSGSITLNKSLLIDQLGFSAGDAFEIYREDDRVVLKKISTSAV
- a CDS encoding IMP cyclohydrolase → MANDLKKIYRTVMEDHFPETLRIAFGEQVLVYRKRTWKIPDDKTGEVIEKGLRYGENPGQEAALYELVGGHLTLGDCRFIDPGNGLTSAITEDDMIQAGKHPGKTNLTDLDNGLYIMKFLMAKPAAVILKHNNPCGAAHGETLSEAYHRANRADRIAAFGGCLVLNRSMDRETASLVAENYLEVVAAPEFEEGTLDILKRRANLRIIRVSRIDRLADYMPLRFVEFKSLMDGGLIVQQSAVNRVKNAQDLTLAETVHQGRTYRIERAPTGREMQDLLFGWFVEQGVTSNSVLFVKDECTAAIGTGEQDRVGVAEIAVFKAYKKYADALCFERHGLSYNELELAVERGERPREEKEAIDHETAEAKGGLNGSVMVSDAFFPFRDGVDVGIRQGITAVVQPGGSLRDWEVITACNEAGVTMVFTGQRAFKH
- a CDS encoding UbiX family flavin prenyltransferase yields the protein MNPQDTRALIVGITGASGAPYARRLLHVLAAEDVPLHVVASAAARQVYSLEIGRPLEEDLPDQAVLHDERDLAAPVASGSFPARGMVIVPCTMGTLAAVAHGISGNLLHRAADVCLKERRRLVVVPRETPLHRIHLENMLAVTDAGGIVLPAMPGFYHRPHTVDELVDFVVARVLDQFGIAQNLIPPWTGDFSS